A region from the Chelmon rostratus isolate fCheRos1 chromosome 6, fCheRos1.pri, whole genome shotgun sequence genome encodes:
- the LOC121607733 gene encoding protein mono-ADP-ribosyltransferase PARP6-like, with amino-acid sequence MGLKPQELQVSSSSSPLSGPGSADQAETEREQWTDSQTDEDSDTEDTLCGINESGAADPYHHPQLDSDIEAVRTLYSDSVVSIREYGSIDDVDVDLNINANFLNEEVAKAWRMNPSEPIVIRLHFSLSQYLDGPAPSVEVFQPSNTDNFSLGKQLQNILTVFLSREWKHLTNENVVNQQKRRQSWFRPSGTIKKVRARLSIWLPLPKTDGLQEPAVKERIILPAMKLNRFTNHTTSYTIKNPTGELFTYTPSGKRVVVSAVKSTAQLSTKQLIELLFSSQAIGHCKTTPTLQHGFLVQVMRYAEQRLPTLNEYCVVCDERHVFENGPMLKPAVCTRELCVFSFYTLGVMSGATEEVATGAEVVDLLVAMCRAALESSRKSIIFEPYPSVVDPCNPKTLAFSPKRKSYDRLQKALDSVLLVRRMAQGPYSEIKKQMDKIDPLAHPLLQWILASNRSHIVKLPLNRQLQFMHTPHQFLLVSSPPSKEARFQTARKLYGSTFAFHGSHIENWHSILRNGLVNASYTKLQLHGAAYGKGIYLSPISSISFGYSEMGKGRHQIPTKEELIKKHSQTNRLKQEQPGHARFLQSRNLNCIALCEVITSKDLQKHGNIWVCPISDHVCTRFLFVYEDGQVGDVHINTQEAKIHREILQVIASKLC; translated from the exons GAGACTGAGCGTGAGCAGTGGACAGACAGCCAAACTGATGAGGACAGTGACACAGAGGACACCCTGTGTGGAATCAAT GAGAGCGGTGCCGCTGACCCGTATCACCACCCCCAGCTGGACTCTGACATAGAGGCAGTCAGGACTTTGTATTCAGACTCTGTCGTCTCTATCAG GGAGTATGGGTCAATTGATGATGTGGATGTTGACCTAAACATAAATGCCAACTTTTTGAAT GAGGAAGTGGCCAAGGCCTGGAGGATGAATCCATCGGAGCCCATTGTTATCCGTCTgcacttctctctgtctcagtatCTGGACGGACCTG CACCTTCAGTTGAAGTCTTTCAACCATCCAACACTGATAACTTTAGCCTTGGGAAACAGCTACAGAA TATTCTCACAGTCTTCTTGTCTCGGGAATGGAAACATCTGACCAACGAGAACGTCGTAAACCAACAGAAGAGGCGGCAAAGCTGGTTCAGGCCGAGTGGAACCATCAAGAAAGTTCGTGCGAGACTCAGCATCTGGCTCCCCCTACCAAA GACCGACGGACTCCAGGAACCTGCCGTGAAAGAAAGGATCATTTTACCAGCAATGAAGCTGAACCGTTTCACGAATCACACGACTTCCTACACCATCAAGAATCCAACAGGAGAGCTCTTCACCTACACTCCCAGCGGAAAG AGGGTGGTGGTGTCAGCGGTGAAGTCAACAGCGCAGCTTAGTACCAAACAGCTGATAGAgctgcttttttcctctcaggccATCGGGCACTGCAAGACCACCCCGACTCTGCAGCACGGCTTCTTGGTGCAG GTAATGAGGTACGCTGAGCAGAGACTCCCCACGCTGAATGAATACTGTGTCGTCTGTGATGAGCGACACGTGTTTGAGAATGGCCCGATGTTGAAG cCAGCAGTTTGCACcagggagctgtgtgtgttttccttttataCACTGGGGGTTATGTCTGGAGCTACAGAAGAGGTTGCCACAGGCGCAGAG GTAGTGGACCTGCTGGTGGCCATGTGCAGAGCTGCCCTTGAGTCTTCACGCAAGAGCATCATATTTGAACCGTACCCTTCTGTTGTTGATCCGTGCAACCCCAAAACCCTGGCCTTTAGTCCAAAG CGAAAGAGCTACGACAGGCTGCAGAAAGCTCTGGATAGTGTCTTGTTGGTCCGGAGGATGGCACAG GGTCCATATTCTGAAATAAAGAAGCAGATGGACAAGATAGACCCTCTCGCTCATCCCTTGCTGCAGTG GATATTAGCAAGCAACAGATCACACATTGTCAAGCTTCCACTGAACAGG CAACTTCAGTTCATGCACACGCCCCATCAGTTCCTGCTGGTCAGCAGCCCACCGTCCAAAGAGGCTCGTTTTCAAACTGCCAGGAAACTTTATGGCAGCACCTTCGCTTTCCA cgGTTCCCACATTGAAAACTGGCACtctattttgagaaatgggcTGGTTAACGCCTCTTATACAAAATTGCAG CTTCATGGGGCCGCATACGGGAAAGGCATCTATCTGAGTCCCATTTCAAGCATATCATTTGGATATTCAG AGATGGGTAAAGGGCGACACCAGATACCCACAAAAGAAGAACTCATAAAGAaacacagccaaacaaacagactCAAACAG GAACAGCCGGGTCATGCCAGGTTTCTGCAAAGCAGGAACTTGAACTGCATTGCTCTCTGTGAAG TGATAACTTCAAAGGACCTTCAAAAACATGGGAACATTTGGGTGTGTCCGATATCTGACCATGTGTGCACacgtttcctctttgt gtaTGAGGACGGCCAGGTGGGAGACGTCCACATCAACACTCAGGAAGCCAAGATCCACAGGGAAATTTTACAAGTAATTGCTTCAAAGCTGTGCTGA
- the LOC121607734 gene encoding ribonuclease P protein subunit p25-like protein produces the protein MTEPRGQLKSSNGASSTVMELQSASFSPDVPSTSLSTKLGGSNFRRVSRTEDSSPYPIPGLAADILHMRVKEGSKIRNLLRFATARMQGEGKDGNGTSKRQVVFTGSGRGVTKTITCVEILKRRVGGLHQVSKLYYKTVNEVWESPQQGAPGITMQRTVPAICILLSKDPLDPQEPGYQPPQTLSVPTEDRERHQGLLRPAHSPSSQHTAKRVCLDDWSVCSPRMSKI, from the coding sequence ATGACTGAACCCCGGGGTCAGCTGAAGAGTTCAAATGGTGCAAGCAGCACTGTAATGGAACTGCAGTCTGCTTCATTCAGCCCTGATGTCCCATCTACATCTTTGTCTACAAAACTTGGCGGGAGTAACTTCAGGAGGGTCAGCCGCACAGAGGACAGCAGTCCCTACCCGATCCCCGGCCTGGCGGCAGACATCCTGCACATGAGGGTGAAAGAAGGAAGCAAGATCCGCAATTTGCTTCGCTTTGCAACAGCTCGCATGCAAGGGGAGGGAAAAGACGGCAATGGGACATCAAAGAGACAGGTGGTCTTCACTGGCTCAGGAAGAGGGGTCACCAAGACCATCACCTGCGTGGAGATTCTGAAACGTAGAGTAGGAGGGCTGCACCAGGTGTCCAAGCTCTACTACAAGACAGTGAATGAGGTGTGGGAGAGTCCTCAACAGGGAGCACCAGGTATAACCATGCAGAGGACAGTCCCTGCTATCTGCATCCTGCTCTCTAAAGACCCTCTGGATCCCCAGGAGCCTGGATACCAACCTCCTCAAACCCTGAGTGTTCCCACAGAGGATCGAGAGAGGCATCAAGGTCTTCTGAGGCCAGCTCACAGTCCCTCCTCACAGCACACAGCCAAGAGAGTCTGCCTGGATGACTGGAGTGTTTGTTCTCCACGAATGTCCAAAATCTGA
- the LOC121608207 gene encoding cytochrome c oxidase subunit 5A, mitochondrial has translation MFRAAVRLSVSGVRSLTRTQPGCQAALASRSYSHGKQETDEEFDARWVTYFNKPDIDAWELRKGMNTLIGYDLVPEPKILEAALRACRRLNDMASAIRILEAVKDKAGPHKEIYPYVIQELRPTLDELGISTPEELGIDKV, from the exons ATGTTCAGAGCCGCCGTCCGACTCTCGGTCTCCGGTGTCCGGAGTCTTACTCGTACACAACCAGGGTGCCAAG CTGCTTTGGCCTCAAGGAGTTACTCACATGGGAAGCAAGAGACCGATGAGGAGTTTGATGCCCGCTGGGTCACCTATTTCAACAAGCCAGACATTGACGCATGGGAGCTGAGAAAAG GGATGAACACGTTGATTGGTTATGATTTGGTACCTGAGCCAAAGATACTTGAGGCAGCACTGAGAGCCTGTCGGAGGTTAAACGACATGGCCAGCGCCATCCGAATTTTGGAAGCAGTGAAG GACAAAGCCGGCCCTCATAAAGAGATCTACCCGTATGTGATCCAGGAGCTGAGGCCAACATTAGATGAGCTTGGCATCTCTACACCTGAAGAGCTCGGCATCGACAAAGTGTAG